The Chloroflexota bacterium region CTTTCCATAGCCGCCGAAGGCAGAGGGCAGGTATGGAAACCTGCCCTACGCTCGCTATGGCCGTGCGTGGGCGCAAATGGGGGCCTACGGCTCGCGCCGCTTGCGGCCCTGCGGGTCGCTGCCCGAACGACGCGCACGCACGAACCGCGCCGCGCGCTCCCCCAGGGATGGCGACAAGCGGGCCAGCAGGTCCCGGTCTTCGGCGTCCAGCGGCTTGAGCAGGGCGAAGCAGGCGGCGAAAACCAGAAGGAATACCCCCGCGCCCCGCGCCAGCCCCCACAGGCCGCCGCCTGTGGCGAAGTGCGACGCCAGGGTAGCCACTGCGCTGCCGGCCCCCACCGCCAGGGCGAATCCCAGGGGGTACCCCGCACGGGTCGCCCGCATGACCAGGAACACCTCGGCGGCGGTGGTGAGGATTCCGCAGAAGCCCGTGGCGGCCACCGCCCCCACCGCGCCCCATCGGGGAATCAGCGCGATGGCGAGGGCGACGTTCAGGACGCCCGTGGCCACCCGCAGCCCTAGGGCCCACCCTTCGCGCCGCATGGCGTACAGCGTGCCGGTGCTGGTTCCTCCGCCCAGGAATCGGTTCGCCGCCGTGAACAACGCGTAGACTTGCAGGAGCAAAGCGGCTTCCCGATAGGTCTCGCCGTACAGCGCCACCAGTTTCGCGGCGTGGAGCGCGCAGAACGCCAGCACGGGCACCGACAGGAGCATGGTTACTTTCATGAAGGCGCGCCACGCGGTGGCCAGGTCGCGCATACTCTTGGCCGCGACCTCGGCCATCGCCGACAGGCCCACGCCTTCCAGGCCCATGAGGAGCGCCGTGCCCGCGATGGTGGTGAGCGTCGCCGCCAGGTTGTAGAAGCCGATTTG contains the following coding sequences:
- a CDS encoding polysaccharide biosynthesis protein, yielding MNGDLPARFGRGLFWNYAGRIGEYAIRFLFVSLIAKRLGPGDFGVYSFAYSVFVAGTLLGALGYEQALNNFVPALLDDPARQRFLLRRTLALRALIMACLVVLGAVGAPLLSRWTGPAASAVVWVLPYLFWFNVANLLAYFWVGRLEVRLVALVRIGVQVVNYAAAWYLLQRGYGPQAMLLLLGATAALASAAYLAYTARFLRGPASPLPMGRVHRFAVNTGIINGLNYVLGQQSDVALIGLLLRDSVQIGFYNLAATLTTIAGTALLMGLEGVGLSAMAEVAAKSMRDLATAWRAFMKVTMLLSVPVLAFCALHAAKLVALYGETYREAALLLQVYALFTAANRFLGGGTSTGTLYAMRREGWALGLRVATGVLNVALAIALIPRWGAVGAVAATGFCGILTTAAEVFLVMRATRAGYPLGFALAVGAGSAVATLASHFATGGGLWGLARGAGVFLLVFAACFALLKPLDAEDRDLLARLSPSLGERAARFVRARRSGSDPQGRKRREP